A region of Falco peregrinus isolate bFalPer1 chromosome 13, bFalPer1.pri, whole genome shotgun sequence DNA encodes the following proteins:
- the GAB3 gene encoding GRB2-associated-binding protein 3 isoform X4, whose protein sequence is MPFIVFLCDTVFSVYCLPSKTKSLGTEEALPLAYPWETAPWYFVMASNKNIKAWRKRWFVLRRGRMSGNPDVLEYYRNNHSKKPIRIIDLNECEVLKHSGPNFIKKEFQNNFVFIVRTTYRTFYLVAKTEEEMQIWVHNISQICNFGHLEDGTGSVESLSHTTSSPQPSPAASTHASRIADPSFSVDHAAADASAAEETPSESESVFLPDYLFLSNCESGKLSHNRCDSWSNSDRSLEQTSSDDVFVDSLQSQPSLYLVQPSSAGTVHQDGAPLANPSTVSRNIDISGPPSDFSSSSPLLGTPLTPTFQIDKSQNALPYGVTQLDVLSNTPPPRPPKPTHFSDRRGDEVGGGALQNGHAGICRAQVALVPRRISLSSLDNVRNWKDMEGSSLRSRDKRLSLNLPCRFSPLYSTASDSTEDSYVPMRPSTSPSAPGSDCSPDGYIPMSPGSATFTFPVVSTEKLTSPLPELPSDLEPPPVNRDLKPRRKSRPPPLDLRNLSTIREHAAVTRMWTVPYNRMSFISPERDGINSARIFANSVSGEEEESYIHMEHRQATSPYSGAFPWTRKSNLDYLALDFNSASPSPVQKKPFLSEEQRVDYVQVDEQKTQALQNTKQEWTDERQSKV, encoded by the exons GCATGGCGGAAGCGCTGGTTCGTGCTGCGCAGAGGCCGCATGAGCGGGAACCCAGATGTGCTGGAGTACTACAGGAACAACCACTCCAAAAAACCCATCCGGATCATTGACCTCAACGAGTGCGAAGTGCTGAAGCACTCGGGACCCAACTTCATCAAGAAGGAATTTCAGAACAACTTTGTCTTCATTGTGAGAACCACCTACCGCACCTTCTACCTGGTAGCCAAAACCGAGGAGGAGATGCAGATCTGGGTGCACAACATCAGCCAGATCTGTAACTTTGGACATCTAGAAGATGGTACAG GTTCAGTGGAGAGCCTGTCTCACACGACCTCGTCCCCACAGCCATCACCGGCTGCCTCCACCCATGCCTCCCGCATTGCTGATCCCTCCTTCTCGGTCgaccatgctgctgctgacgCGTCTGCTGCGGAAGAGACCCCCAGCGAGTCAGAGTCGGTCTTCCTCCCTGACTACCTCTTCCTCTCCAACTGCGAGTCGGGCAAGCTCAGCCACAACAG GTGTGACAGCTGGTCGAATTCAGACAGATCTCTGGAGCAAACCTCATCGGATGATGTTTTTGTCGACTCCTTGCAGTCCCAGCCCTCCTTGTACCTTGTACAGCCATCCAGCGCTGGCACTGTGCACCAGGATGGGGCCCCACTGGCAAATCCCAGCACTGTGTCCAGGAACATAGACATTAGTGGGCCACCCAGTgacttttcctcctcttctccactGTTGGGGACACCGCTGACACCAACCTTTCAGATTGACAAGAGCCAAAACGCACTGCCCTACGGTGTAACCCAGCTGGACGTCCTGTCCAACACCCCCCCACCACGGCCACCCAAGCCAACCCACTTCTCAGACAGGAGAGGGGACGAGGTGGGTGGTGGAGCCCTCCAGAATGGGCACGCAGGGATCTGCCGGGCTCAGGTTGCTCTGGTGCCCAGGAGGATCTCCTTGTCCAGCTTGGACAACGTGAGGAACTGGAAAG ACATGGAAGGCAGTTCCTTAAGAAGTCGGGATAAGAGGCTTAGCTTGAATTTG CCCTGTCGGTTCTCCCCGCTCTACTCGACCGCTTCAGACAGCACGGAGGACAGCTATGTGCCCATGCGCcccagcacctctccctccGCGCCTGGCTCCGACTGTTCACCCGACGGCTACATCCCCATGAGCCCCGGCTCAGCCACGTTTACCTTCCCTGTCGTCAGCACTGAAAAACTCACCAGCCCATTACCTGAGCTTCCCTCGGACCTGGAGCCCCCTCCAGTGAACCGAGACCTCAAGCCTCGTAGGAAAT CGCGGCCACCCCCTCTGGACTTGAGGAACCTCTCCACAATCCGGGAGCATGCTGCCGTGACCAGGATGTGGACTGTGCCTTA CAATCGAATGAGCTTTATCTCACCAGAAAGAGACGGTATTAATTCAGCAAGAATATTTGCCAATTCAGTTTCcggagaagaggaagaaagttaCATTCATATG GAACACAGACAGGCAACATCTCCATACAGTGGTGCTTTTCCATGGACAAGGAAATCTAACCTTGATTACTTAGCATTGGATTTTAATTCTGCTTCCCCATCCCCTGTACAGAAG AAACCTTTTCTCTCAGAGGAGCAGAGAGTGGACTATGTCCAGGTGGATGAACAGAAGACTCAAGCTTTACAGAACACTAAGCAGGAATGGACAGATGAGAGACAATCAAAAGTCTAA
- the GAB3 gene encoding GRB2-associated-binding protein 3 isoform X2 → MPFIVFLCDTVFSVYCLPSKTKSLGTEEALPLAYPWETAPWYFVMASNKNIKAWRKRWFVLRRGRMSGNPDVLEYYRNNHSKKPIRIIDLNECEVLKHSGPNFIKKEFQNNFVFIVRTTYRTFYLVAKTEEEMQIWVHNISQICNFGHLEDGTAEAVFITVCRRDAAALQERGTPKQGSVESLSHTTSSPQPSPAASTHASRIADPSFSVDHAAADASAAEETPSESESVFLPDYLFLSNCESGKLSHNRCDSWSNSDRSLEQTSSDDVFVDSLQSQPSLYLVQPSSAGTVHQDGAPLANPSTVSRNIDISGPPSDFSSSSPLLGTPLTPTFQIDKSQNALPYGVTQLDVLSNTPPPRPPKPTHFSDRRGDEVGGGALQNGHAGICRAQVALVPRRISLSSLDNVRNWKDMEGSSLRSRDKRLSLNLPCRFSPLYSTASDSTEDSYVPMRPSTSPSAPGSDCSPDGYIPMSPGSATFTFPVVSTEKLTSPLPELPSDLEPPPVNRDLKPRRKSRPPPLDLRNLSTIREHAAVTRMWTVPYNRMSFISPERDGINSARIFANSVSGEEEESYIHMEHRQATSPYSGAFPWTRKSNLDYLALDFNSASPSPVQKKPFLSEEQRVDYVQVDEQKTQALQNTKQEWTDERQSKV, encoded by the exons GCATGGCGGAAGCGCTGGTTCGTGCTGCGCAGAGGCCGCATGAGCGGGAACCCAGATGTGCTGGAGTACTACAGGAACAACCACTCCAAAAAACCCATCCGGATCATTGACCTCAACGAGTGCGAAGTGCTGAAGCACTCGGGACCCAACTTCATCAAGAAGGAATTTCAGAACAACTTTGTCTTCATTGTGAGAACCACCTACCGCACCTTCTACCTGGTAGCCAAAACCGAGGAGGAGATGCAGATCTGGGTGCACAACATCAGCCAGATCTGTAACTTTGGACATCTAGAAGATGGTACAG CAGAGGCTGTCTTCATCACTGTCTGcaggagagatgctgcagccctgcaggagcgGGGGACCCCAAAGCAAG GTTCAGTGGAGAGCCTGTCTCACACGACCTCGTCCCCACAGCCATCACCGGCTGCCTCCACCCATGCCTCCCGCATTGCTGATCCCTCCTTCTCGGTCgaccatgctgctgctgacgCGTCTGCTGCGGAAGAGACCCCCAGCGAGTCAGAGTCGGTCTTCCTCCCTGACTACCTCTTCCTCTCCAACTGCGAGTCGGGCAAGCTCAGCCACAACAG GTGTGACAGCTGGTCGAATTCAGACAGATCTCTGGAGCAAACCTCATCGGATGATGTTTTTGTCGACTCCTTGCAGTCCCAGCCCTCCTTGTACCTTGTACAGCCATCCAGCGCTGGCACTGTGCACCAGGATGGGGCCCCACTGGCAAATCCCAGCACTGTGTCCAGGAACATAGACATTAGTGGGCCACCCAGTgacttttcctcctcttctccactGTTGGGGACACCGCTGACACCAACCTTTCAGATTGACAAGAGCCAAAACGCACTGCCCTACGGTGTAACCCAGCTGGACGTCCTGTCCAACACCCCCCCACCACGGCCACCCAAGCCAACCCACTTCTCAGACAGGAGAGGGGACGAGGTGGGTGGTGGAGCCCTCCAGAATGGGCACGCAGGGATCTGCCGGGCTCAGGTTGCTCTGGTGCCCAGGAGGATCTCCTTGTCCAGCTTGGACAACGTGAGGAACTGGAAAG ACATGGAAGGCAGTTCCTTAAGAAGTCGGGATAAGAGGCTTAGCTTGAATTTG CCCTGTCGGTTCTCCCCGCTCTACTCGACCGCTTCAGACAGCACGGAGGACAGCTATGTGCCCATGCGCcccagcacctctccctccGCGCCTGGCTCCGACTGTTCACCCGACGGCTACATCCCCATGAGCCCCGGCTCAGCCACGTTTACCTTCCCTGTCGTCAGCACTGAAAAACTCACCAGCCCATTACCTGAGCTTCCCTCGGACCTGGAGCCCCCTCCAGTGAACCGAGACCTCAAGCCTCGTAGGAAAT CGCGGCCACCCCCTCTGGACTTGAGGAACCTCTCCACAATCCGGGAGCATGCTGCCGTGACCAGGATGTGGACTGTGCCTTA CAATCGAATGAGCTTTATCTCACCAGAAAGAGACGGTATTAATTCAGCAAGAATATTTGCCAATTCAGTTTCcggagaagaggaagaaagttaCATTCATATG GAACACAGACAGGCAACATCTCCATACAGTGGTGCTTTTCCATGGACAAGGAAATCTAACCTTGATTACTTAGCATTGGATTTTAATTCTGCTTCCCCATCCCCTGTACAGAAG AAACCTTTTCTCTCAGAGGAGCAGAGAGTGGACTATGTCCAGGTGGATGAACAGAAGACTCAAGCTTTACAGAACACTAAGCAGGAATGGACAGATGAGAGACAATCAAAAGTCTAA
- the GAB3 gene encoding GRB2-associated-binding protein 3 isoform X1, which yields MPFIVFLCDTVFSVYCLPSKTKSLGTEEALPLAYPWETAPWYFVMASNKNIKAWRKRWFVLRRGRMSGNPDVLEYYRNNHSKKPIRIIDLNECEVLKHSGPNFIKKEFQNNFVFIVRTTYRTFYLVAKTEEEMQIWVHNISQICNFGHLEDGTAEAVFITVCRRDAAALQERGTPKQGSVESLSHTTSSPQPSPAASTHASRIADPSFSVDHAAADASAAEETPSESESVFLPDYLFLSNCESGKLSHNRCDSWSNSDRSLEQTSSDDVFVDSLQSQPSLYLVQPSSAGTVHQDGAPLANPSTVSRNIDISGPPSDFSSSSPLLGTPLTPTFQIDKSQNALPYGVTQLDVLSNTPPPRPPKPTHFSDRRGDEVGGGALQNGHAGICRAQVALVPRRISLSSLDNVRNWKADMEGSSLRSRDKRLSLNLPCRFSPLYSTASDSTEDSYVPMRPSTSPSAPGSDCSPDGYIPMSPGSATFTFPVVSTEKLTSPLPELPSDLEPPPVNRDLKPRRKSRPPPLDLRNLSTIREHAAVTRMWTVPYNRMSFISPERDGINSARIFANSVSGEEEESYIHMEHRQATSPYSGAFPWTRKSNLDYLALDFNSASPSPVQKKPFLSEEQRVDYVQVDEQKTQALQNTKQEWTDERQSKV from the exons GCATGGCGGAAGCGCTGGTTCGTGCTGCGCAGAGGCCGCATGAGCGGGAACCCAGATGTGCTGGAGTACTACAGGAACAACCACTCCAAAAAACCCATCCGGATCATTGACCTCAACGAGTGCGAAGTGCTGAAGCACTCGGGACCCAACTTCATCAAGAAGGAATTTCAGAACAACTTTGTCTTCATTGTGAGAACCACCTACCGCACCTTCTACCTGGTAGCCAAAACCGAGGAGGAGATGCAGATCTGGGTGCACAACATCAGCCAGATCTGTAACTTTGGACATCTAGAAGATGGTACAG CAGAGGCTGTCTTCATCACTGTCTGcaggagagatgctgcagccctgcaggagcgGGGGACCCCAAAGCAAG GTTCAGTGGAGAGCCTGTCTCACACGACCTCGTCCCCACAGCCATCACCGGCTGCCTCCACCCATGCCTCCCGCATTGCTGATCCCTCCTTCTCGGTCgaccatgctgctgctgacgCGTCTGCTGCGGAAGAGACCCCCAGCGAGTCAGAGTCGGTCTTCCTCCCTGACTACCTCTTCCTCTCCAACTGCGAGTCGGGCAAGCTCAGCCACAACAG GTGTGACAGCTGGTCGAATTCAGACAGATCTCTGGAGCAAACCTCATCGGATGATGTTTTTGTCGACTCCTTGCAGTCCCAGCCCTCCTTGTACCTTGTACAGCCATCCAGCGCTGGCACTGTGCACCAGGATGGGGCCCCACTGGCAAATCCCAGCACTGTGTCCAGGAACATAGACATTAGTGGGCCACCCAGTgacttttcctcctcttctccactGTTGGGGACACCGCTGACACCAACCTTTCAGATTGACAAGAGCCAAAACGCACTGCCCTACGGTGTAACCCAGCTGGACGTCCTGTCCAACACCCCCCCACCACGGCCACCCAAGCCAACCCACTTCTCAGACAGGAGAGGGGACGAGGTGGGTGGTGGAGCCCTCCAGAATGGGCACGCAGGGATCTGCCGGGCTCAGGTTGCTCTGGTGCCCAGGAGGATCTCCTTGTCCAGCTTGGACAACGTGAGGAACTGGAAAG CAGACATGGAAGGCAGTTCCTTAAGAAGTCGGGATAAGAGGCTTAGCTTGAATTTG CCCTGTCGGTTCTCCCCGCTCTACTCGACCGCTTCAGACAGCACGGAGGACAGCTATGTGCCCATGCGCcccagcacctctccctccGCGCCTGGCTCCGACTGTTCACCCGACGGCTACATCCCCATGAGCCCCGGCTCAGCCACGTTTACCTTCCCTGTCGTCAGCACTGAAAAACTCACCAGCCCATTACCTGAGCTTCCCTCGGACCTGGAGCCCCCTCCAGTGAACCGAGACCTCAAGCCTCGTAGGAAAT CGCGGCCACCCCCTCTGGACTTGAGGAACCTCTCCACAATCCGGGAGCATGCTGCCGTGACCAGGATGTGGACTGTGCCTTA CAATCGAATGAGCTTTATCTCACCAGAAAGAGACGGTATTAATTCAGCAAGAATATTTGCCAATTCAGTTTCcggagaagaggaagaaagttaCATTCATATG GAACACAGACAGGCAACATCTCCATACAGTGGTGCTTTTCCATGGACAAGGAAATCTAACCTTGATTACTTAGCATTGGATTTTAATTCTGCTTCCCCATCCCCTGTACAGAAG AAACCTTTTCTCTCAGAGGAGCAGAGAGTGGACTATGTCCAGGTGGATGAACAGAAGACTCAAGCTTTACAGAACACTAAGCAGGAATGGACAGATGAGAGACAATCAAAAGTCTAA
- the GAB3 gene encoding GRB2-associated-binding protein 3 isoform X5, whose protein sequence is MSSGDVVCTGWLIKSPPEKKLKRYAWRKRWFVLRRGRMSGNPDVLEYYRNNHSKKPIRIIDLNECEVLKHSGPNFIKKEFQNNFVFIVRTTYRTFYLVAKTEEEMQIWVHNISQICNFGHLEDGTAEAVFITVCRRDAAALQERGTPKQGSVESLSHTTSSPQPSPAASTHASRIADPSFSVDHAAADASAAEETPSESESVFLPDYLFLSNCESGKLSHNRCDSWSNSDRSLEQTSSDDVFVDSLQSQPSLYLVQPSSAGTVHQDGAPLANPSTVSRNIDISGPPSDFSSSSPLLGTPLTPTFQIDKSQNALPYGVTQLDVLSNTPPPRPPKPTHFSDRRGDEVGGGALQNGHAGICRAQVALVPRRISLSSLDNVRNWKADMEGSSLRSRDKRLSLNLPCRFSPLYSTASDSTEDSYVPMRPSTSPSAPGSDCSPDGYIPMSPGSATFTFPVVSTEKLTSPLPELPSDLEPPPVNRDLKPRRKSRPPPLDLRNLSTIREHAAVTRMWTVPYNRMSFISPERDGINSARIFANSVSGEEEESYIHMEHRQATSPYSGAFPWTRKSNLDYLALDFNSASPSPVQKKPFLSEEQRVDYVQVDEQKTQALQNTKQEWTDERQSKV, encoded by the exons GCATGGCGGAAGCGCTGGTTCGTGCTGCGCAGAGGCCGCATGAGCGGGAACCCAGATGTGCTGGAGTACTACAGGAACAACCACTCCAAAAAACCCATCCGGATCATTGACCTCAACGAGTGCGAAGTGCTGAAGCACTCGGGACCCAACTTCATCAAGAAGGAATTTCAGAACAACTTTGTCTTCATTGTGAGAACCACCTACCGCACCTTCTACCTGGTAGCCAAAACCGAGGAGGAGATGCAGATCTGGGTGCACAACATCAGCCAGATCTGTAACTTTGGACATCTAGAAGATGGTACAG CAGAGGCTGTCTTCATCACTGTCTGcaggagagatgctgcagccctgcaggagcgGGGGACCCCAAAGCAAG GTTCAGTGGAGAGCCTGTCTCACACGACCTCGTCCCCACAGCCATCACCGGCTGCCTCCACCCATGCCTCCCGCATTGCTGATCCCTCCTTCTCGGTCgaccatgctgctgctgacgCGTCTGCTGCGGAAGAGACCCCCAGCGAGTCAGAGTCGGTCTTCCTCCCTGACTACCTCTTCCTCTCCAACTGCGAGTCGGGCAAGCTCAGCCACAACAG GTGTGACAGCTGGTCGAATTCAGACAGATCTCTGGAGCAAACCTCATCGGATGATGTTTTTGTCGACTCCTTGCAGTCCCAGCCCTCCTTGTACCTTGTACAGCCATCCAGCGCTGGCACTGTGCACCAGGATGGGGCCCCACTGGCAAATCCCAGCACTGTGTCCAGGAACATAGACATTAGTGGGCCACCCAGTgacttttcctcctcttctccactGTTGGGGACACCGCTGACACCAACCTTTCAGATTGACAAGAGCCAAAACGCACTGCCCTACGGTGTAACCCAGCTGGACGTCCTGTCCAACACCCCCCCACCACGGCCACCCAAGCCAACCCACTTCTCAGACAGGAGAGGGGACGAGGTGGGTGGTGGAGCCCTCCAGAATGGGCACGCAGGGATCTGCCGGGCTCAGGTTGCTCTGGTGCCCAGGAGGATCTCCTTGTCCAGCTTGGACAACGTGAGGAACTGGAAAG CAGACATGGAAGGCAGTTCCTTAAGAAGTCGGGATAAGAGGCTTAGCTTGAATTTG CCCTGTCGGTTCTCCCCGCTCTACTCGACCGCTTCAGACAGCACGGAGGACAGCTATGTGCCCATGCGCcccagcacctctccctccGCGCCTGGCTCCGACTGTTCACCCGACGGCTACATCCCCATGAGCCCCGGCTCAGCCACGTTTACCTTCCCTGTCGTCAGCACTGAAAAACTCACCAGCCCATTACCTGAGCTTCCCTCGGACCTGGAGCCCCCTCCAGTGAACCGAGACCTCAAGCCTCGTAGGAAAT CGCGGCCACCCCCTCTGGACTTGAGGAACCTCTCCACAATCCGGGAGCATGCTGCCGTGACCAGGATGTGGACTGTGCCTTA CAATCGAATGAGCTTTATCTCACCAGAAAGAGACGGTATTAATTCAGCAAGAATATTTGCCAATTCAGTTTCcggagaagaggaagaaagttaCATTCATATG GAACACAGACAGGCAACATCTCCATACAGTGGTGCTTTTCCATGGACAAGGAAATCTAACCTTGATTACTTAGCATTGGATTTTAATTCTGCTTCCCCATCCCCTGTACAGAAG AAACCTTTTCTCTCAGAGGAGCAGAGAGTGGACTATGTCCAGGTGGATGAACAGAAGACTCAAGCTTTACAGAACACTAAGCAGGAATGGACAGATGAGAGACAATCAAAAGTCTAA
- the GAB3 gene encoding GRB2-associated-binding protein 3 isoform X6 → MSSGDVVCTGWLIKSPPEKKLKRYAWRKRWFVLRRGRMSGNPDVLEYYRNNHSKKPIRIIDLNECEVLKHSGPNFIKKEFQNNFVFIVRTTYRTFYLVAKTEEEMQIWVHNISQICNFGHLEDGTGSVESLSHTTSSPQPSPAASTHASRIADPSFSVDHAAADASAAEETPSESESVFLPDYLFLSNCESGKLSHNRCDSWSNSDRSLEQTSSDDVFVDSLQSQPSLYLVQPSSAGTVHQDGAPLANPSTVSRNIDISGPPSDFSSSSPLLGTPLTPTFQIDKSQNALPYGVTQLDVLSNTPPPRPPKPTHFSDRRGDEVGGGALQNGHAGICRAQVALVPRRISLSSLDNVRNWKADMEGSSLRSRDKRLSLNLPCRFSPLYSTASDSTEDSYVPMRPSTSPSAPGSDCSPDGYIPMSPGSATFTFPVVSTEKLTSPLPELPSDLEPPPVNRDLKPRRKSRPPPLDLRNLSTIREHAAVTRMWTVPYNRMSFISPERDGINSARIFANSVSGEEEESYIHMEHRQATSPYSGAFPWTRKSNLDYLALDFNSASPSPVQKKPFLSEEQRVDYVQVDEQKTQALQNTKQEWTDERQSKV, encoded by the exons GCATGGCGGAAGCGCTGGTTCGTGCTGCGCAGAGGCCGCATGAGCGGGAACCCAGATGTGCTGGAGTACTACAGGAACAACCACTCCAAAAAACCCATCCGGATCATTGACCTCAACGAGTGCGAAGTGCTGAAGCACTCGGGACCCAACTTCATCAAGAAGGAATTTCAGAACAACTTTGTCTTCATTGTGAGAACCACCTACCGCACCTTCTACCTGGTAGCCAAAACCGAGGAGGAGATGCAGATCTGGGTGCACAACATCAGCCAGATCTGTAACTTTGGACATCTAGAAGATGGTACAG GTTCAGTGGAGAGCCTGTCTCACACGACCTCGTCCCCACAGCCATCACCGGCTGCCTCCACCCATGCCTCCCGCATTGCTGATCCCTCCTTCTCGGTCgaccatgctgctgctgacgCGTCTGCTGCGGAAGAGACCCCCAGCGAGTCAGAGTCGGTCTTCCTCCCTGACTACCTCTTCCTCTCCAACTGCGAGTCGGGCAAGCTCAGCCACAACAG GTGTGACAGCTGGTCGAATTCAGACAGATCTCTGGAGCAAACCTCATCGGATGATGTTTTTGTCGACTCCTTGCAGTCCCAGCCCTCCTTGTACCTTGTACAGCCATCCAGCGCTGGCACTGTGCACCAGGATGGGGCCCCACTGGCAAATCCCAGCACTGTGTCCAGGAACATAGACATTAGTGGGCCACCCAGTgacttttcctcctcttctccactGTTGGGGACACCGCTGACACCAACCTTTCAGATTGACAAGAGCCAAAACGCACTGCCCTACGGTGTAACCCAGCTGGACGTCCTGTCCAACACCCCCCCACCACGGCCACCCAAGCCAACCCACTTCTCAGACAGGAGAGGGGACGAGGTGGGTGGTGGAGCCCTCCAGAATGGGCACGCAGGGATCTGCCGGGCTCAGGTTGCTCTGGTGCCCAGGAGGATCTCCTTGTCCAGCTTGGACAACGTGAGGAACTGGAAAG CAGACATGGAAGGCAGTTCCTTAAGAAGTCGGGATAAGAGGCTTAGCTTGAATTTG CCCTGTCGGTTCTCCCCGCTCTACTCGACCGCTTCAGACAGCACGGAGGACAGCTATGTGCCCATGCGCcccagcacctctccctccGCGCCTGGCTCCGACTGTTCACCCGACGGCTACATCCCCATGAGCCCCGGCTCAGCCACGTTTACCTTCCCTGTCGTCAGCACTGAAAAACTCACCAGCCCATTACCTGAGCTTCCCTCGGACCTGGAGCCCCCTCCAGTGAACCGAGACCTCAAGCCTCGTAGGAAAT CGCGGCCACCCCCTCTGGACTTGAGGAACCTCTCCACAATCCGGGAGCATGCTGCCGTGACCAGGATGTGGACTGTGCCTTA CAATCGAATGAGCTTTATCTCACCAGAAAGAGACGGTATTAATTCAGCAAGAATATTTGCCAATTCAGTTTCcggagaagaggaagaaagttaCATTCATATG GAACACAGACAGGCAACATCTCCATACAGTGGTGCTTTTCCATGGACAAGGAAATCTAACCTTGATTACTTAGCATTGGATTTTAATTCTGCTTCCCCATCCCCTGTACAGAAG AAACCTTTTCTCTCAGAGGAGCAGAGAGTGGACTATGTCCAGGTGGATGAACAGAAGACTCAAGCTTTACAGAACACTAAGCAGGAATGGACAGATGAGAGACAATCAAAAGTCTAA
- the GAB3 gene encoding GRB2-associated-binding protein 3 isoform X3, with protein sequence MPFIVFLCDTVFSVYCLPSKTKSLGTEEALPLAYPWETAPWYFVMASNKNIKAWRKRWFVLRRGRMSGNPDVLEYYRNNHSKKPIRIIDLNECEVLKHSGPNFIKKEFQNNFVFIVRTTYRTFYLVAKTEEEMQIWVHNISQICNFGHLEDGTEAVFITVCRRDAAALQERGTPKQGSVESLSHTTSSPQPSPAASTHASRIADPSFSVDHAAADASAAEETPSESESVFLPDYLFLSNCESGKLSHNRCDSWSNSDRSLEQTSSDDVFVDSLQSQPSLYLVQPSSAGTVHQDGAPLANPSTVSRNIDISGPPSDFSSSSPLLGTPLTPTFQIDKSQNALPYGVTQLDVLSNTPPPRPPKPTHFSDRRGDEVGGGALQNGHAGICRAQVALVPRRISLSSLDNVRNWKADMEGSSLRSRDKRLSLNLPCRFSPLYSTASDSTEDSYVPMRPSTSPSAPGSDCSPDGYIPMSPGSATFTFPVVSTEKLTSPLPELPSDLEPPPVNRDLKPRRKSRPPPLDLRNLSTIREHAAVTRMWTVPYNRMSFISPERDGINSARIFANSVSGEEEESYIHMEHRQATSPYSGAFPWTRKSNLDYLALDFNSASPSPVQKKPFLSEEQRVDYVQVDEQKTQALQNTKQEWTDERQSKV encoded by the exons GCATGGCGGAAGCGCTGGTTCGTGCTGCGCAGAGGCCGCATGAGCGGGAACCCAGATGTGCTGGAGTACTACAGGAACAACCACTCCAAAAAACCCATCCGGATCATTGACCTCAACGAGTGCGAAGTGCTGAAGCACTCGGGACCCAACTTCATCAAGAAGGAATTTCAGAACAACTTTGTCTTCATTGTGAGAACCACCTACCGCACCTTCTACCTGGTAGCCAAAACCGAGGAGGAGATGCAGATCTGGGTGCACAACATCAGCCAGATCTGTAACTTTGGACATCTAGAAGATGGTACAG AGGCTGTCTTCATCACTGTCTGcaggagagatgctgcagccctgcaggagcgGGGGACCCCAAAGCAAG GTTCAGTGGAGAGCCTGTCTCACACGACCTCGTCCCCACAGCCATCACCGGCTGCCTCCACCCATGCCTCCCGCATTGCTGATCCCTCCTTCTCGGTCgaccatgctgctgctgacgCGTCTGCTGCGGAAGAGACCCCCAGCGAGTCAGAGTCGGTCTTCCTCCCTGACTACCTCTTCCTCTCCAACTGCGAGTCGGGCAAGCTCAGCCACAACAG GTGTGACAGCTGGTCGAATTCAGACAGATCTCTGGAGCAAACCTCATCGGATGATGTTTTTGTCGACTCCTTGCAGTCCCAGCCCTCCTTGTACCTTGTACAGCCATCCAGCGCTGGCACTGTGCACCAGGATGGGGCCCCACTGGCAAATCCCAGCACTGTGTCCAGGAACATAGACATTAGTGGGCCACCCAGTgacttttcctcctcttctccactGTTGGGGACACCGCTGACACCAACCTTTCAGATTGACAAGAGCCAAAACGCACTGCCCTACGGTGTAACCCAGCTGGACGTCCTGTCCAACACCCCCCCACCACGGCCACCCAAGCCAACCCACTTCTCAGACAGGAGAGGGGACGAGGTGGGTGGTGGAGCCCTCCAGAATGGGCACGCAGGGATCTGCCGGGCTCAGGTTGCTCTGGTGCCCAGGAGGATCTCCTTGTCCAGCTTGGACAACGTGAGGAACTGGAAAG CAGACATGGAAGGCAGTTCCTTAAGAAGTCGGGATAAGAGGCTTAGCTTGAATTTG CCCTGTCGGTTCTCCCCGCTCTACTCGACCGCTTCAGACAGCACGGAGGACAGCTATGTGCCCATGCGCcccagcacctctccctccGCGCCTGGCTCCGACTGTTCACCCGACGGCTACATCCCCATGAGCCCCGGCTCAGCCACGTTTACCTTCCCTGTCGTCAGCACTGAAAAACTCACCAGCCCATTACCTGAGCTTCCCTCGGACCTGGAGCCCCCTCCAGTGAACCGAGACCTCAAGCCTCGTAGGAAAT CGCGGCCACCCCCTCTGGACTTGAGGAACCTCTCCACAATCCGGGAGCATGCTGCCGTGACCAGGATGTGGACTGTGCCTTA CAATCGAATGAGCTTTATCTCACCAGAAAGAGACGGTATTAATTCAGCAAGAATATTTGCCAATTCAGTTTCcggagaagaggaagaaagttaCATTCATATG GAACACAGACAGGCAACATCTCCATACAGTGGTGCTTTTCCATGGACAAGGAAATCTAACCTTGATTACTTAGCATTGGATTTTAATTCTGCTTCCCCATCCCCTGTACAGAAG AAACCTTTTCTCTCAGAGGAGCAGAGAGTGGACTATGTCCAGGTGGATGAACAGAAGACTCAAGCTTTACAGAACACTAAGCAGGAATGGACAGATGAGAGACAATCAAAAGTCTAA